Genomic window (Rhododendron vialii isolate Sample 1 chromosome 4a, ASM3025357v1):
TAGCCATATAACTTGCAATCCGTATGTGAGTTGTGTTGTGATTTGAAACAACCCCCGAATCGCTGCCACCCCTCACCACCACAGTCATCTCCAGCGCAACCGACGGATATCGAAGTAGTTGCTCCACAACATGATCAACCCGGATTTTCTTAACCAAATCGTGGTATGGTTAAGGAATTACAGATGCTATGTCCTGCTAATTAGGTTGTTAATAGCAACCATTGTTGGATTCACCACCATTCCCAAACCCCATAAGAGGCCACACCACTCCTTTCATTGGTGTAAACCGAATGTCACAGTTTCTGCTGCAGGAGGATCCGACCACACCACAATTTTGGCGGCCGTCCAATCTGCGCCATTGAATCACAGTTACTGGTATTGCATATATATCTAGGAAGGGCGGTATGCAGAAAATATAGAAGTCGGAGTAAAGCGTCAAAATATAATGTTTCTCGGCGATGGTTGGGGCAGAACGATCTTCACCAGCGACGGGATATGCAGTGATTTATACTGCACTATCAGCTCGGCAACTCTACGTGAGttttcaaaaatctctctctttgagaaaaaagaaaataagaactaAGAAAATAGTTATACTAGTTAACATAGAATTAAtctgaaaaataagaaaatatcattaatcataaaaaataaaaaaaaaaacttgctatTATTGAATTTGAGAGGCATGTGAtcatttttatcttgaaaaaatgtgATAATGCAACACCGGGTCATATATCGTTTGACACTCAATTTAACCTATTTTCCTCAagattaatgtattttgatgaATGCACTCTTTCATACGAATTGTTGGGGTGTACGGCGACGGCTTCATGGCGTCACATTTAACATTGAAAAATATAGCCGTCATTGTAGATAAGTATGCTGTTGCAGTGGACAGTGCATCGAGTTTCTCCGTCTTCTATCGATGTGAATTTAAAGCACAAAAAGGTGCTTTACTCGCCAGAGGATATTACCAACTCTACCGCAAGTGCAAGATACAGGGTGCTAGCGACCTTGTATTTGGAAATGCACATACGATTCTCCAACGGGTGACTTTGATAGTGTCTGAAGGGTTTGATTTTTTCCCTATCTCAAGAAAAGATAGGATCAGCCCTACTGATAGAGGTGGACTAGTATTTCACTTATGTAATTTTTTCATATTCACAGGATGCAATCTATTCCAATGCATCACTGTACTGGGGTGTACCTTTAGGACCCTTTGCTAAAATAGTAATAATGCAAAGTCTTTTAGAGGTTAGGGGCACTTGGTCTTACGCCCCATATACACCTTCTACCGTTTTTTATGGCCAACACAACAATTCCAGGCCAGGTGCAGTTGATGGTATTATGTCACCATATGTTAACACATTGGAACGTAATCAAGCATCTGAATATACCGTTCGAGATTTCTTGAATGGTGAAACTTGGTTGTCACCGGATATGCCACACGACCTTGATTTACTTTAGAGAACCTTGTCGTTTGGTGCTCAATAAAGAAAAGGTTGAAAAAAATACAGACTCAAAGAAgtttttgagaaccaaatatctCATTTGAACAGACCGAAAACTCAACCATCGAACAAGATTGAGACAGATTCGAAAAAACCCTAAATGTACAGATCGACAATGTATTTGACCctaatcgagagagagagagaaagagagagagttaaatcgtggaaagaaaggaaaattgggGAGAATGGAGTTTGTATGTTAGTTTAATTTTGGACGTGAGGTgtttcattttgctttttttcCCGTTTGTCCTTTGGTTTAatgtgtgggtgtgtttttttttttttttttggctttttaaaaGTAGAAAATCCAGAAAATTAGGAATAAGAATTTGAAGGTCTGTGGGGGGTCAAATACATTTGCATaggatatagatagat
Coding sequences:
- the LOC131324063 gene encoding probable pectinesterase/pectinesterase inhibitor 17; the protein is MHSFIRIVGVYGDGFMASHLTLKNIAVIVDKYAVAVDSASSFSVFYRCEFKAQKGALLARGYYQLYRKCKIQGASDLVFGNAHTILQRDAIYSNASLYWGVPLGPFAKIVIMQSLLEVRGTWSYAPYTPSTVFYGQHNNSRPGAVDGIMSPYVNTLERNQASEYTVRDFLNGETWLSPDMPHDLDLL